Below is a window of Runella sp. SP2 DNA.
TAGCCCCGCACTTGTTTTTAAACGTAATTGGTCAGGCACACCATCAGAAATGGGTAAAGCTCGGTTTTTATGTCTTGGCTTTTATTTTCGATGCACTATTGGCTTATCAATTGGAAAGCAAGGCCCATCAGCTGCGCAAATTGATGGGAATGGAAGAACCTTTTACCTGGTACGCTTCGTCTATGTTTTGGATTGTGTTAGGGTTTGGCTTTTTGGCCTACGTGGTGTGTGGTTTCTTGGCGGTAGTGGTGGAAAAGGAGTTTGAAAAACGCGATAACTCCCGCCTTTTTGAGACTAAACTCGGTTTTTTGAAAAACCATATTGCCGAAGCGCAAGCAAAAATCGTCGAACTCCAAGGAAAAATTGGGGAGTTAAATGCTCAGCTTGGGCAAATTGACTTGCAATTGGACGCTTTCAAACGTCGTCTTGAAGCCATTTCGTTGAAGGTAGGCTCATTACAAAATACGTTGCAGGCGTTCTATTCGGGTTGGTTGCGTTACCTCAACAATGGCAATCACTACCAAAAAAGGGCAGAATGTGAGGAACGATTTCAAGCGTTTTTAGCTAAAAATGCCGCCCCTGTTGTTCCAACTGAGACCGAAGAAGTCGTCCCCAACGGTGCCAGCGAATTTAAAAAGAGTGTTTTCAACCGCGTGTTCAATTCCTTTTTATTGGGGATGTTGTTGTGCTTTGGTCTGTCGTGGAGCGTCATGGCGCAGAAGCAATGGGTAGTGGCGCTCGATTTGTCCGATCGGCTTGTGACTACTCCTCATTGTGCTGCCAACGACCAAAAGGTCATCATGCAAGCTTTTACTGAGTTTGAAGCAGCGGTTCGTCGTTCGTTGATTGTCAACTCAAAAGATGTGTTTATGGTGCGCATTTTACCCCAAAAAAACAGCCCTTTTGATGGCCACCATTACGAGCAGCGCTTGTCGCTTTCAATGCCTGCTACTTCCATTGCGGAGCGCGCTAAAAGGCTGCAATCACTCAAAAAAGAGCTTCCGACGCTCTTGCGTGAATTGTACCAAAAGGCAACGTTTAGCAATCAGCCGAACAAGTACTACGGCGTGGACATTTGGCTGTTTTTCAACGATTTAGTACCATATTTGACGCCCAAGGGTTATCAAACTGAGCTGGTATTACTCAGCGATGGCCACTTTGATTTTGAATCGTACGAACATACCGTAGAACACCGTTCGCAATACACCCACACCAAATTTATTCGCGATTTTAAAGGCCCCGATTGGAAAAGTATCGCCGAAAGGCAAGGCGCAGGTATTTTACCCATTAGTCGAAAAATCGGCGGAGTATCGGTGCGGGTAAAAGGGTTAAAAGCCAAAACGAGCGACATTTTTGAACTGGACAAATTGCGTTTCTTTTGGGGCAAGTGGCTCCAAGCCTGTGGCATTCAGCATTTTGATGTCTCCCAATAAAAAAATCAACAATGCAGAAACACTGCATTTCTGGTTGCGAACTTTGTCCCATCATTTCACCAAAACCCCTTCAACACCTTCACAACACCAACGCTCTCGCTCGGAAAAAACCTTACGGCCTCCAACGAGGCACTTCAGCCTGTTTCGCTCGCTGAAGTTGTTTCAATGATTAAGGGAGATACACTTTTGCAAAAGGATACCGAGCGTCTGCGCAAGCTTTCACTGCTCGACAAAGCAGCCTATCGTACGGCCAAAACCCGACTTCCTTACGTGGTAGGTAGCATTTTCAGGGACGGAGTGCGACGTATAGACAATTTCGTTCAAGCTCACTGCTTGATTGTCGATGTGGACCATTTACCCAATTTTGATGGTGTCGTACCTGCATCCATCACGGCAGACCGCGCCGTTGCGTTGGCATTTGTCTCTCCAAGTGGTCAAGGGTTTAAGGTAGTTTTTACGTTGGAACAGCCCTGTAACGATGCCAAACTTTTTCAGGCGTTTTATAAATCGTTTGTCAGTCAGTTTGCCGAACGAACAGGCTTGGTGAGTAGCGTAGATTTGCGCACTTCGGATGCGTCGCGGGCGTGCTTTTTGGCCCACGATGCAAACGCCTATTTCAACCCTAATGCGGAGCCACTGGTGGTAGAAATCATGACGTTGGAAGAAGACTTGTTTTCAAAGCAAACTCTTATCGAAAAAAAGGAGGCGACGAAAACCGAAACAAAGCCCATTTTCAACGAAACGGCCTACCGTGAGGTGCTTCGTGAGGTTTCTCCTACGGCTCCCACACGTACCGTTAAGCAGGCATTTGTTCCCCAAGAACTGCTTGATTTTATGCCCGAAATTGACGTTTTATGCCAAAAAGCGGGGCTAGAAGTTTTTGAAAAAATGCCTATTCAGTACGGTATTAAGGTGTTGGTAAAACAGGGCT
It encodes the following:
- a CDS encoding CRISPR-associated primase-polymerase type B, giving the protein MVANFVPSFHQNPFNTFTTPTLSLGKNLTASNEALQPVSLAEVVSMIKGDTLLQKDTERLRKLSLLDKAAYRTAKTRLPYVVGSIFRDGVRRIDNFVQAHCLIVDVDHLPNFDGVVPASITADRAVALAFVSPSGQGFKVVFTLEQPCNDAKLFQAFYKSFVSQFAERTGLVSSVDLRTSDASRACFLAHDANAYFNPNAEPLVVEIMTLEEDLFSKQTLIEKKEATKTETKPIFNETAYREVLREVSPTAPTRTVKQAFVPQELLDFMPEIDVLCQKAGLEVFEKMPIQYGIKVLVKQGYRKAEVNVFFGKRGFSVVKSPKTGTDAALMDLLYGILYAHLFPAPISENVPLVSYLSAN